A single window of Dermacentor albipictus isolate Rhodes 1998 colony chromosome 1, USDA_Dalb.pri_finalv2, whole genome shotgun sequence DNA harbors:
- the LOC139054322 gene encoding uncharacterized protein, whose protein sequence is MIYVLFPGLAMVFLDAPQPHPAWHVDYDTTAFYHPMNASITSRPLTPSVCPAAPLFPAASLYLRPEYLSPPTSIRPSDIKEQARTEAFCGPGCCASTQHANPLMFYMQVSKSYSLFTKRSSNYFLLQLPGPHCCLSIVVQCCDVIRSLFLLAGDIETNPGPDSQAVLKELKSLSAGQSQLITEIQRLKSQLLTTDKAISDLSVRMTNLETHYQNLIPLRSDIESVKSDAARAAHTIQRLEARLDDAENHSRRNKLIFYGIDESSGSESFAQSEQIIIGHCRKHMSITLDPKEIERAHHLGNHAANRNRPIIVKFTFHKTKDLVLSNGPKFKGTNFSVGEHFTRPVQLARRHLLSFAKSKSAPYSLRFKTLFMGNKRYVFDERTQSMKEFAFRYNCSTKVVCRRLRHIQ, encoded by the coding sequence ATGATCTACGTTCTATTCCCTGGCCTGGCTATGGTTTTTCTAGACGCACCGCAACCGCATCCTGCCTGGCATGTCGACTACGACACAACTGCTTTCTACCACCCAATGAATGCTAGCATCACTTCCAGACCGTTGACACCGTCCGTGTGTCCGGCAGCGCCACTGTTCCCGGCAGCGTCACTCTACTTGCGGCCGGAATACCTATCGCCACCAACATCAATTCGCCCATCAGATATAAAAGAGCAGGCGCGCACGGAGGCATTTTGTGGGCCCGGCTGCTGTGCTTCAACACAGCACGCTAATCCGCTGATGTTCTACATGCAGGTTAGTAAATCATACAGTCTTTTCACGAAGCGTTCAAGTAATTACTTTCTACTGCAGCTGCCGGGCCCACATTGCTGCCTTTCCATTGTTGTTCAGTGTTGTGATGTTATTCGCTCTTTATTTTTGCTGGCGGGTGACATCGAAACTAACCCTGGACCTGATAGTCAAGCCGTACTAAAGGAACTTAAGAGCCTATCCGCAGGTCAATCGCAACTGATCACCGAGATTCAACGCCTCAAGTCTCAGTTACTAACAACTGACAAAGCAATATCCGATCTGAGCGTGCGCATGACGAACCTGGAGACCCACTACCAAAACCTAATCCCCTTGCGTTCTGATATAGAAAGCGTGAAGAGTGATGCTGCCCGTGCAGCACACACAATTCAGAGGCTGGAAGCGCGTCTTGATGATGCCGAGAATCATTCTCGGCGTAACAAGCTAATTTTTTATGGTATTGATGAATCTTCAGGGTCAGAGTCGTTCGCGCAATCGGAGCAGATAATCATTGGCCACTGTCGCAAACATATGAGCATCACTCTTGACCCAAAAGAAATCGAGCGCGCGCACCACTTGGGCAATCATGCAGCTAATCGTAACCGCCCCATAATAGTGAAGTTCACCTTTCATAAAACAAAAGATCTTGTTCTCTCTAACGGCCCTAAATTTAAAGGAACAAACTTCAGTGTTGGCGAGCATTTTACGCGTCCTGTTCAATTGGCCCGCAGACACCTTCTTTCATTCGCAAAAAGCAAATCAGCACCTTACTCCCTGCGCTTTAAAACTCTGTTTATGGGTAATAAGCGCTATGTTTTCGATGAACGCACACAGAGTATGAAAGAATTTGCCTTCCGATATAACTGTTCCACTAaggttgtttgcagacgactgcgtcatatacaATAG